In the Gaiellales bacterium genome, one interval contains:
- a CDS encoding GNAT family N-acetyltransferase, translating to MRGLFRDYAASLDFDLCFQGFDEELASLPGRYARPGGCVLLARVDGEVEASGCVALRPLEAGACEMKRLYVRPAGRGRGVGRALAEAVIAEARRAGYACMRLDTIDPLMGEAIALYRALGFADIPPYTANPVPGARYLELAL from the coding sequence GTGCGCGGGCTGTTTCGCGACTACGCGGCGTCGCTCGACTTCGATCTCTGCTTCCAGGGCTTCGACGAGGAGCTCGCGTCGTTGCCCGGGCGGTATGCCCGGCCGGGCGGGTGCGTGCTGTTGGCGCGGGTGGACGGTGAGGTCGAGGCCAGCGGATGCGTGGCGCTGCGGCCGCTCGAGGCGGGAGCATGTGAGATGAAGCGGCTGTACGTCCGCCCGGCCGGCAGGGGCCGCGGGGTCGGGCGCGCCCTGGCCGAGGCGGTGATCGCCGAGGCGCGTCGGGCGGGGTACGCGTGCATGCGCCTTGACACGATCGATCCGTTGATGGGCGAGGCGATCGCGCTCTACCGTGCGCTCGGCTTCGCCGACATCCCGCCCTACACGGCGAATCCGGTGCCCGGGGCGCGCTATCTCGAGTTGGCGCTGTGA
- a CDS encoding SRPBCC family protein, whose protein sequence is MTEGVRFVPVRAADGRRSMLLLATQVLPGTPEEVFPFFADAFNLERITPPWLRFRVLTARPIAVGEGTLIDYRLRLHRVPLRWHTRITDWDPPHRFSDEQLSGPYRVWRHLHTFEPFEGGGTIARDRVEYRMRGGPVVQSLAQRALVERDLRAIFEYRRQRLAEIFPGA, encoded by the coding sequence GTGACGGAGGGCGTCCGGTTCGTGCCGGTGCGGGCCGCGGACGGTCGTCGGTCGATGCTGCTGCTGGCCACCCAGGTGCTGCCTGGGACGCCCGAGGAGGTGTTTCCGTTCTTCGCGGATGCGTTCAACCTGGAGCGGATCACGCCGCCGTGGCTGCGGTTCCGGGTGCTGACGGCGCGGCCGATCGCGGTGGGCGAGGGAACGCTGATCGACTACCGGCTGCGGCTGCATCGCGTGCCGCTTCGGTGGCACACCCGGATCACCGACTGGGATCCGCCGCACCGGTTCTCGGACGAGCAGCTGAGCGGGCCATACCGTGTCTGGCGGCACCTGCACACGTTCGAGCCGTTCGAGGGCGGCGGGACGATCGCGCGTGACCGCGTGGAGTACCGGATGCGCGGTGGGCCGGTGGTGCAGTCGCTCGCCCAGCGGGCGCTGGTCGAGCGCGACCTGCGCGCCATCTTCGAGTACCGCCGGCAGCGGCTGGCGGAGATCTTCCCCGGGGCCTGA
- the pdxH gene encoding pyridoxamine 5'-phosphate oxidase: MTDPIQLAREWLDQARGAGIPQPEAMAIATADGDGRPSVRIVLMRGLDDEGFRFYTNRESRKAGEIEANGHGALVFHWDLLGRQLRAEGPVRRLGDEESDAYFAGRPRESQLGAWASDQSRPLGSRQELLERMAGTERRFAGKPVERPPHWGGYLLAPEAIEFWEHGEHRLHHRRRFTRTADGWREELLAP; the protein is encoded by the coding sequence GTGACCGATCCAATTCAACTGGCCCGCGAGTGGCTCGACCAGGCGCGCGGCGCGGGCATACCCCAGCCCGAGGCGATGGCGATTGCGACCGCCGACGGGGACGGCCGGCCGTCGGTGCGGATCGTGCTGATGCGCGGCCTCGACGACGAGGGGTTCCGGTTCTACACCAACCGCGAGAGCCGCAAGGCCGGCGAGATCGAGGCAAACGGGCACGGCGCCCTGGTCTTCCACTGGGATCTGCTGGGACGGCAGCTCCGCGCGGAGGGGCCGGTGCGGCGGCTGGGCGACGAGGAGTCGGACGCGTACTTCGCGGGACGCCCGCGTGAGAGCCAGCTCGGCGCGTGGGCGAGCGATCAGAGCCGTCCGCTGGGCTCGCGGCAGGAGCTGCTCGAGCGGATGGCCGGGACCGAGCGGCGGTTCGCCGGGAAGCCGGTGGAGCGGCCGCCTCACTGGGGCGGGTACCTGCTGGCGCCCGAGGCGATCGAGTTCTGGGAGCATGGCGAGCACCGGCTGCACCACAGGCGGCGGTTCACGCGGACAGCGGACGGCTGGCGCGAGGAGCTGCTGGCGCCGTAA
- a CDS encoding DUF1360 domain-containing protein: protein MSQPTSAHEQPTLLHPARGYADQPMPLAGRAALSAGFATAIAGGALAARRAGLRIPERLDTGDVLAAGVATYKLARIISKDKVTTFARAPFTEYQERAGRGEVEEAPRGGTFRRAVGELLTCPYCLGVWIASGFVGGLVAAPRQTRMVIAAVDVVALSDGLQMLDRAAARTLMD, encoded by the coding sequence ATGAGCCAGCCGACATCTGCCCACGAGCAGCCGACGCTGCTGCACCCGGCGCGCGGCTACGCCGACCAGCCGATGCCGCTCGCCGGCCGCGCCGCGCTGTCGGCGGGCTTCGCGACGGCCATCGCGGGCGGTGCGCTGGCGGCCCGCCGTGCGGGGCTGCGGATTCCCGAGCGGCTCGACACGGGCGACGTCCTCGCCGCCGGGGTTGCCACCTACAAGCTCGCCCGCATCATCTCGAAGGACAAGGTGACCACGTTCGCGCGCGCCCCGTTCACCGAGTACCAGGAGCGCGCCGGCCGCGGCGAGGTGGAGGAGGCGCCGCGCGGCGGCACGTTCCGGAGGGCCGTCGGCGAGCTGCTCACCTGTCCGTACTGCCTGGGCGTGTGGATCGCGAGCGGGTTCGTGGGCGGCCTGGTGGCGGCGCCGCGCCAGACGCGCATGGTGATCGCCGCGGTCGACGTGGTCGCGCTGTCCGACGGTCTGCAGATGCTCGACCGCGCGGCGGCGCGGACGCTGATGGACTAG
- a CDS encoding SpoIIE family protein phosphatase, with protein sequence MSIGDATNEGAQRAEALHSAVAAAVAGAGGGIADAGERVLAVIGEQMGLHAGVLWRFDGAGEQLVPSTTWTARDGLDDFFADSRSRVFSSNEGLPGIVWSTRRVAWYADLTDERRYWRAAAAARAGLHTAIGIPLVARGEIVGVAELLSVDVLQPDPELVAVYETLGPRIGELLERLYADAAIAESDARKAAVLEASLDAVLTGDADGRILETNRAATELLGWLPDEMVGRRVGELLVPPELRDRHEAGLRRFAETGQSHLIGTRYETEALHRDGSRIPVELTINRVRLPGPPVLTVFVRDLRERRRIEQERARLLASETAARVSAQAAWSKLRLVSDVSEMLARTLTYPEAFERLAERTVLDVADLCLVDIVDERGDITRVAARHRDPLLQPLADRLAGEFVPRQAGAHPAPYVIRTGAPQFSPVMSEEFLRSTCVNEEHYRVVRRLGFQSYITVPLTVRDRVLGALTLISTDPNRRYDREDVAVAEELARRAAVRIDNARLYQERDRVAHVLQQGLLPRMLPQVPRLELAARYLPSGEGLEAGGDFYDVFASGPDRWALVIGDVCGKGPEAAAGMGLARPALRALARAYRSPSRLLRALNQELLDQIAANRFVTVAYVQAQPRKESGLTLTACLGGHAPAVLCTATGHVRDVGLTGTLLGVVPKVTLREQRTAMRRGDLLLLHTDGLADDIDSPAPFSHDDIRRLLARMAGSSAEQVAVEIEREMRTRSGGGRPADDVAYLVARCVE encoded by the coding sequence ATGAGCATCGGAGATGCGACCAACGAGGGCGCGCAGCGGGCTGAGGCGCTGCACTCGGCGGTCGCGGCCGCCGTGGCAGGTGCCGGCGGCGGCATCGCGGATGCCGGCGAGCGGGTGCTCGCGGTCATCGGCGAGCAGATGGGGCTGCATGCCGGTGTGCTCTGGCGCTTCGACGGCGCCGGCGAGCAGCTGGTCCCGTCGACCACCTGGACGGCGAGGGACGGCCTCGACGACTTCTTCGCGGACAGCCGCTCGCGCGTCTTCTCCTCGAACGAGGGCCTGCCCGGCATCGTCTGGTCGACGCGCCGTGTCGCGTGGTACGCGGATCTGACCGACGAGCGGCGCTACTGGCGGGCCGCGGCCGCCGCCCGCGCCGGCCTCCACACGGCGATCGGCATCCCGCTGGTCGCTCGTGGTGAGATCGTCGGCGTCGCGGAGCTGCTGTCGGTCGATGTGCTCCAGCCGGATCCCGAGCTGGTCGCGGTCTACGAGACGCTCGGGCCACGGATCGGCGAGCTGCTCGAGCGCCTCTACGCAGACGCGGCGATCGCCGAGAGCGACGCCCGTAAGGCGGCCGTGCTCGAGGCGTCCCTGGACGCCGTGCTCACGGGCGACGCAGACGGGCGCATCCTCGAGACCAACCGGGCGGCGACCGAGCTGCTTGGCTGGCTGCCCGACGAGATGGTCGGCCGTCGCGTCGGCGAGCTGCTCGTCCCGCCGGAGCTGCGCGACCGGCACGAGGCCGGACTCCGTCGATTCGCCGAGACCGGTCAGTCGCACCTGATCGGCACGCGGTACGAGACCGAGGCGCTGCACCGGGACGGCTCGCGCATCCCCGTGGAGCTGACGATCAACCGCGTGCGCCTGCCGGGGCCGCCGGTGCTGACCGTCTTCGTCCGCGACCTGCGCGAACGGCGCCGCATCGAGCAGGAGCGCGCGCGGCTGCTCGCCTCCGAGACGGCGGCGCGCGTCTCGGCGCAGGCCGCATGGAGCAAGCTGCGGCTGGTCTCGGACGTCAGCGAGATGCTCGCTCGGACACTTACCTATCCCGAAGCGTTCGAACGGCTCGCCGAGCGCACCGTGCTCGACGTCGCCGACCTGTGCCTGGTCGACATCGTCGACGAGCGCGGCGACATCACCCGCGTCGCCGCCCGTCACCGCGATCCGCTCCTGCAGCCGCTCGCGGACCGGCTCGCGGGTGAGTTCGTGCCGAGGCAGGCGGGCGCCCACCCGGCGCCGTACGTGATCCGCACCGGCGCCCCCCAGTTCTCGCCCGTCATGTCCGAGGAGTTCCTGCGTTCCACGTGTGTCAACGAGGAGCACTACCGGGTCGTGCGCCGGCTCGGCTTCCAGTCCTACATCACCGTGCCGCTGACCGTGCGCGACCGGGTGCTCGGCGCGCTCACGCTGATCTCGACCGACCCCAACCGCCGGTACGACCGCGAGGACGTGGCCGTCGCGGAGGAGCTCGCGCGCCGGGCCGCTGTCCGCATCGACAACGCGCGCCTCTACCAGGAGCGCGACCGGGTCGCGCACGTGCTCCAGCAGGGGCTGCTTCCGCGCATGCTCCCGCAGGTGCCGCGGCTCGAGCTGGCGGCGCGCTACCTGCCGTCCGGCGAGGGGCTCGAGGCGGGCGGTGACTTCTACGACGTGTTCGCCTCCGGGCCCGACCGGTGGGCGCTGGTGATCGGCGACGTCTGCGGGAAGGGCCCGGAGGCGGCGGCCGGTATGGGCCTCGCGCGCCCCGCCCTGCGCGCGCTGGCCCGTGCGTACCGCAGCCCCTCGCGGCTGCTGCGCGCGCTGAACCAGGAGCTGCTCGACCAGATCGCGGCCAACCGCTTCGTCACCGTCGCCTACGTGCAGGCACAGCCGCGCAAGGAGTCGGGACTGACCCTGACCGCGTGCCTGGGCGGGCACGCGCCCGCGGTGCTCTGTACTGCCACCGGCCACGTCCGCGACGTCGGCCTGACCGGGACGCTGCTCGGCGTCGTGCCCAAGGTAACGCTGCGTGAGCAGCGCACCGCCATGCGGCGGGGCGATCTCCTGCTGCTCCACACGGACGGGCTGGCCGACGACATCGACTCGCCCGCGCCCTTCTCGCACGACGACATCCGCCGCCTGCTCGCGCGGATGGCTGGCTCGTCTGCCGAGCAGGTGGCGGTCGAGATCGAGCGGGAGATGCGCACCCGCAGCGGGGGCGGTCGCCCGGCGGACGACGTGGCCTACCTGGTCGCGCGCTGTGTCGAGTAG
- a CDS encoding UdgX family uracil-DNA binding protein (This protein belongs to the uracil DNA glycosylase superfamily, members of which act in excision repair of DNA. However, it belongs more specifically to UdgX branch, whose founding member was found to bind uracil in DNA (where it does not belong), without cleaving it, appears to promote DNA repair by a pathway involving RecA, rather than base excision.) translates to MAAGSDLEALRAEAAVCRRCHLWEVGTQTVFGEGRADARVVLAGEQPGDQEDRSGRPFVGPAGHVLDEALQRAGLVREDVYVTNAVKHFKWQPRGKRRIHQRPGRTEIVACQPWLLAELEAIAPLVLVLLGAVAGSSIHGPSFRVTRDRGRPLPGPNGVTTLATVHPSSILRGRPADREDAMNGLVADLALVPALVAKLRDR, encoded by the coding sequence ATGGCGGCCGGATCCGACCTCGAGGCGCTGCGCGCGGAGGCGGCGGTATGCCGCCGCTGCCACCTCTGGGAGGTCGGCACGCAGACCGTGTTCGGGGAGGGCCGGGCGGACGCCCGGGTCGTCCTAGCCGGCGAGCAGCCGGGCGATCAGGAGGACCGCTCGGGGCGCCCGTTCGTCGGCCCCGCCGGCCACGTGCTCGACGAGGCGCTCCAGCGCGCCGGGCTCGTCCGCGAGGACGTCTACGTCACCAACGCCGTGAAGCACTTCAAGTGGCAGCCGCGCGGGAAGCGCCGCATCCACCAGCGCCCCGGCCGCACCGAGATCGTCGCCTGCCAGCCGTGGCTGCTCGCCGAGCTGGAGGCGATCGCCCCGCTCGTCCTCGTCCTGCTCGGCGCCGTTGCCGGCTCGAGCATCCACGGGCCGAGCTTTCGCGTCACCCGCGATCGCGGCCGGCCGCTGCCCGGCCCGAACGGCGTCACCACGCTCGCCACCGTGCACCCCTCCTCGATCCTTCGCGGCCGTCCTGCCGACCGGGAGGACGCAATGAATGGCCTAGTCGCTGACCTCGCCTTGGTCCCGGCACTGGTGGCCAAACTTCGAGATCGTTGA
- a CDS encoding phage holin family protein → MAESINRNGNGTHRSIGELTKAVSRDAAALVRAEVQLAKQEMSAKARQSAAGGALAGVALVLLLAALGALTAAAVAGLATAMARWLAALIVAAVLLVVATMFALVAVSRLRKGAPPAPTETIESAKGDVQWLKRHATSEHR, encoded by the coding sequence ATGGCGGAGTCGATCAACCGCAACGGCAACGGAACGCACCGCTCGATCGGCGAGCTGACGAAGGCGGTGTCGCGCGACGCGGCAGCGCTCGTCCGCGCGGAAGTGCAGCTGGCGAAGCAGGAGATGTCGGCCAAGGCGCGGCAGTCGGCGGCCGGCGGCGCGTTGGCGGGCGTCGCGCTGGTGCTGCTGCTCGCGGCGCTGGGAGCGCTCACGGCGGCAGCCGTCGCCGGTCTGGCGACCGCGATGGCCAGGTGGCTCGCGGCGCTGATCGTGGCGGCGGTGCTGCTGGTGGTCGCCACGATGTTCGCGCTGGTTGCGGTCAGCCGGCTGCGGAAGGGCGCTCCGCCGGCGCCGACCGAGACGATCGAGTCTGCGAAGGGGGATGTCCAGTGGCTGAAACGACACGCGACGTCAGAGCACAGATAG
- a CDS encoding DUF3618 domain-containing protein, with the protein MAETTRDVRAQIEEARERLAEDVQALAYQANIPKRMRERVSRRLEVDSRRARLREAVWDIRHGDREQGVRKLAAAAKEPAVLAVAVVAVGVAVARRGSGSGGSHAASANGSASGGMRGGDALGLVSRPALTAFMHHRQAKKAGRAPGARQFVGYVAVGAATTVLTKWANDRIDRTAPYLPPSR; encoded by the coding sequence GTGGCTGAAACGACACGCGACGTCAGAGCACAGATAGAGGAGGCTCGCGAGCGGCTGGCCGAGGACGTCCAGGCGCTGGCGTACCAGGCGAACATCCCCAAGCGGATGCGCGAGCGCGTCTCGCGCAGGCTCGAGGTGGACAGTCGCAGGGCGCGGCTGCGCGAAGCGGTGTGGGACATCCGGCACGGCGATCGCGAGCAGGGCGTGCGTAAGCTCGCGGCGGCGGCGAAGGAGCCCGCGGTGCTGGCGGTCGCGGTGGTCGCGGTGGGCGTTGCGGTGGCGCGCCGGGGGTCCGGCTCGGGCGGCAGCCACGCGGCATCCGCGAACGGGTCCGCGTCGGGCGGGATGCGCGGCGGTGACGCGCTCGGGCTCGTGTCGCGGCCGGCGCTGACGGCGTTCATGCACCACCGCCAAGCGAAGAAGGCCGGCCGGGCTCCGGGCGCGAGGCAGTTCGTGGGCTACGTCGCGGTGGGTGCCGCGACGACGGTGCTGACCAAGTGGGCGAACGACCGCATCGACCGCACGGCGCCGTACCTCCCGCCCAGCCGCTGA
- a CDS encoding RDD family protein, whose protein sequence is MSGVPGSVTVSSPLRRLGAFALDSVLVLVTLVIGWLIWSLIVWGRGQSPGKQLLGMRVVRSDTHRVASWGRMALRELICKQLVGLAAAITVIGLVLYLWLLWDEQNQELWDKMASTLVVDDPAGALAP, encoded by the coding sequence GTGAGCGGCGTACCCGGCTCAGTCACCGTCTCCTCTCCCCTGCGCCGCCTCGGCGCCTTCGCCCTCGACTCGGTGCTCGTCCTCGTCACGCTCGTGATCGGCTGGCTGATCTGGAGCCTGATCGTCTGGGGTCGGGGCCAATCTCCCGGAAAGCAGCTGCTCGGCATGCGGGTCGTGCGCAGCGACACCCACCGCGTGGCGAGCTGGGGCCGCATGGCGCTTCGCGAGCTGATCTGCAAGCAGCTCGTCGGCCTCGCCGCGGCGATCACCGTGATCGGGCTCGTGCTCTACCTGTGGCTACTCTGGGACGAGCAGAACCAGGAGCTCTGGGACAAGATGGCCTCGACGCTGGTCGTCGACGACCCGGCGGGGGCGCTCGCTCCCTAA
- a CDS encoding DNA topoisomerase IB has translation MAVQDMVDAGLPDDPRESAKAAGLRYVSDRRPGIQRRKRGKGFQYTGPDGATIVDREQLERIRALAIPPAWTDVWISTSANGHVQATGRDARGRKQYRYHPRWREVRDETKYYRMLAFGRALPQIRREISKHLTRTTLSRERVLAAVVRLLDETTIRVGNEEYARQNDSYGLTTIRESHVEVEGSRLSFRFKGKSGKVHDIAIEDARVARVVRGCQDLPGQDLFAYVNDEGEVVDVDSADVNDYIREIAGSDFTAKDFRTWTGTVLAAWALHDLGAFTSKTQANRHIVSAVESVASRLGNTPAVCRKCYVHPDVFEAHLDGTLISLLAEHAAEELTSDLTGLTREEAAVLGLLGARLQTAAATAA, from the coding sequence GTGGCGGTGCAGGACATGGTGGACGCGGGGCTCCCGGACGACCCGCGCGAGTCTGCGAAGGCGGCCGGGCTGCGGTACGTGAGCGACCGCCGGCCCGGCATCCAGCGGCGAAAGCGCGGGAAGGGGTTCCAGTACACGGGGCCGGACGGCGCGACGATCGTGGATCGTGAGCAGCTGGAGCGGATCCGCGCGCTCGCGATCCCGCCCGCCTGGACGGACGTCTGGATCTCCACCTCGGCCAACGGGCACGTGCAGGCGACGGGGCGCGACGCCCGCGGGCGCAAGCAGTACCGCTACCACCCGCGGTGGCGGGAGGTGCGCGACGAGACCAAGTACTACCGGATGCTGGCCTTCGGCCGCGCGCTGCCGCAGATACGCCGCGAGATCTCGAAGCACCTGACGCGAACGACCCTGTCGCGGGAGCGCGTGCTGGCCGCGGTCGTGCGGCTGCTCGACGAGACCACGATCCGGGTGGGGAACGAGGAGTACGCCAGGCAGAACGATTCGTACGGCCTGACCACCATACGTGAATCTCACGTCGAGGTCGAGGGTTCGAGGCTGTCGTTCCGGTTCAAAGGCAAGAGCGGCAAGGTGCACGACATCGCAATAGAGGACGCACGCGTCGCCCGTGTGGTGCGCGGGTGCCAGGATCTGCCGGGCCAGGACCTGTTTGCATACGTGAACGACGAGGGCGAGGTGGTCGACGTCGACTCCGCCGACGTGAACGACTACATCCGCGAGATCGCGGGCTCCGACTTCACGGCGAAGGACTTCCGTACGTGGACGGGGACGGTGCTCGCGGCCTGGGCGCTGCACGACCTAGGCGCGTTCACCTCGAAGACGCAGGCGAACAGGCACATCGTGTCGGCGGTCGAATCCGTGGCGAGCCGGCTCGGCAACACGCCGGCGGTGTGCCGCAAGTGCTACGTGCACCCGGACGTGTTCGAGGCCCACCTCGACGGCACGCTGATCTCGCTGCTCGCCGAGCACGCGGCGGAGGAGCTGACGAGCGACCTGACAGGGCTGACCCGCGAGGAGGCCGCGGTGCTGGGGCTGCTCGGCGCCCGCCTGCAGACGGCGGCCGCAACCGCGGCGTAG
- the nrfD gene encoding NrfD/PsrC family molybdoenzyme membrane anchor subunit — translation MSKPPEESQPTYYGPVDMSSATQPTRDSYYGHPIIKPPAWKPEIGWYLFTGGLAGASSTLALGATIMGNRRLARTSALVAFAAVNVSPVLLIKDLGRPARFLNMLRMFKPTSPMSVGSWILAGSGGAQSVATACEVFGVMPRVRVTAQTAAGLLGPALSTYTAALIGNTAVPVWHDAHEDLPAVFAASSCATAGAAAVLFGHEGSTGPARRLAVMGGVAGLGLSHAMEKRLGMVGEPYHSGPSGRYMRAAKASTALGLVGVAAGKGLVRRAGAGMMLAGAAFERFAIFKAGFESARDPRYTVEPQRRRLAERGNGV, via the coding sequence ATGAGCAAGCCGCCGGAGGAATCGCAGCCGACCTACTACGGGCCCGTCGACATGTCGTCGGCGACGCAGCCCACTCGCGACTCGTACTACGGGCATCCGATCATCAAGCCGCCGGCGTGGAAGCCCGAGATCGGCTGGTACCTGTTCACGGGAGGGCTCGCGGGCGCCTCGTCGACGCTGGCGCTGGGCGCGACGATCATGGGCAACCGCCGGCTCGCGCGGACGTCGGCGCTGGTCGCCTTCGCCGCGGTCAACGTGAGCCCCGTGCTGCTGATCAAGGACCTCGGCCGGCCGGCACGGTTCCTGAACATGCTGCGGATGTTCAAGCCGACATCGCCGATGAGCGTGGGATCCTGGATCCTCGCCGGCAGCGGCGGGGCGCAGAGCGTCGCGACGGCATGCGAGGTGTTCGGCGTGATGCCGCGGGTGCGGGTGACGGCGCAGACGGCGGCCGGGCTGCTCGGCCCCGCGCTCTCGACCTACACGGCGGCGCTGATCGGCAATACCGCGGTGCCCGTGTGGCACGACGCGCACGAGGATTTGCCGGCGGTGTTCGCGGCGTCGTCGTGTGCAACCGCGGGGGCCGCGGCGGTGCTGTTCGGCCACGAGGGCTCGACCGGCCCGGCACGGCGGCTCGCGGTGATGGGCGGCGTTGCTGGGCTCGGTCTCTCACACGCGATGGAGAAGCGGCTGGGGATGGTCGGCGAGCCGTACCACAGCGGGCCGTCCGGCCGGTACATGCGGGCGGCGAAGGCGTCGACCGCCCTCGGGCTGGTGGGGGTGGCCGCCGGCAAGGGGCTGGTGCGCCGGGCCGGTGCGGGGATGATGCTCGCCGGCGCGGCGTTCGAGCGGTTCGCGATCTTCAAGGCCGGGTTCGAGAGCGCGCGCGATCCTCGCTACACGGTGGAGCCGCAGCGCCGGCGGCTTGCGGAGCGCGGGAACGGCGTCTAG
- a CDS encoding 4Fe-4S dicluster domain-containing protein, which translates to MIEEHADGHASYGSETEPRMGFFTDTSVCIGCKACEVACKEWNMVPEDGLVWTGKSYDNTGELGANTWRHVAFVEQEVAVEEPGTTEGFRWLMSSDVCKHCTHAACLDVCPTGALIRTEFGTVVVQEDVCNGCGYCVPACPFGVLDKRELDDDGRVWKCTLCYDRLQDGMTPACAKACPTESIQFGPLDELHERADERVAQLQAQGETSARLYGRDGSDGVGGFGAFFLLLDEPEVYGLPPDPVVTTRDLPAMWRAVGVAAAGLAAAVTVSLVGRWR; encoded by the coding sequence GTGATCGAAGAGCACGCCGACGGCCACGCCAGCTACGGCTCCGAGACCGAGCCGCGCATGGGGTTCTTCACCGACACCAGCGTGTGCATCGGCTGCAAGGCCTGCGAGGTGGCCTGCAAGGAGTGGAACATGGTGCCCGAGGACGGGCTCGTCTGGACGGGCAAGTCATACGACAACACCGGCGAGCTGGGCGCCAACACGTGGCGTCACGTCGCGTTCGTCGAGCAGGAGGTCGCGGTCGAGGAGCCGGGGACGACCGAGGGGTTCCGCTGGCTGATGAGCTCGGACGTGTGCAAGCACTGCACCCACGCGGCCTGCCTCGACGTCTGCCCCACCGGTGCGCTGATCCGCACCGAGTTCGGGACGGTGGTCGTGCAGGAGGACGTGTGCAACGGCTGCGGGTACTGCGTGCCCGCGTGCCCGTTCGGCGTGCTCGACAAGCGGGAGCTGGACGACGACGGCCGCGTGTGGAAGTGCACGCTCTGCTACGACCGGCTCCAGGACGGGATGACGCCGGCATGTGCGAAGGCGTGCCCGACCGAGTCCATCCAGTTCGGGCCGCTGGACGAGCTGCACGAGCGGGCGGACGAGCGCGTGGCCCAGCTCCAGGCGCAGGGCGAGACGAGCGCGCGGCTGTACGGGCGTGACGGCTCGGACGGCGTCGGTGGGTTCGGGGCGTTCTTCCTGCTGCTGGACGAGCCGGAGGTGTACGGCCTGCCGCCCGACCCGGTGGTGACGACGCGCGACCTGCCGGCCATGTGGCGCGCGGTCGGGGTCGCGGCGGCGGGGCTCGCGGCCGCGGTGACGGTGTCGCTGGTCGGGAGGTGGCGATGA